From a single Oceanobacillus kimchii X50 genomic region:
- the serA gene encoding phosphoglycerate dehydrogenase: MAFQVLISDPLSEDGLKPLQEAENIELVINPGWNEEELLDQIDAFDAILVRSQTQITRSLIEQASNLKIIGRAGVGVDNIDLDAATENGVIVVNAPNGNTNSAAEHTMAMIMALSRNIPQAYHALKQKQWDRKRFVGVELKQKTLGIVGLGRIGAEVAARAKGQRMNVIAYDPFFTEEKAEQMGVQYGTLEDVLRAGDFITVHTPLLKETKHLINKDAFHLMKDGVQIINCARGGIIDEDALYDAIQSGKVAGAALDVFEQEPFTDHKLLTLPEVVATPHLGASTVEAQEVVAIDVSHDVLRFSQGKAVRNPVNMPSVPSEIMYKIEPYFHLAEKLGTFITDLTKEVVSEVKITYAGDLADIEIAPLTRNAVKGLLKRYLGSRINDVNALFLADRKGIEVSESKTSSKKGFTNLITIEVSGKFGTRKAAGTLLNGLGPRLVRVDEYRVDITPEGHMVVIQHRDQPGVIGRMGSTIAKHNINIATMQVDRSDIGGDAIMILTIDRHLADEALNEIESLDEIKSVTAIDL; encoded by the coding sequence ATGGCTTTTCAAGTACTTATTAGTGACCCATTAAGTGAAGATGGACTCAAACCACTTCAAGAGGCTGAAAATATTGAACTCGTGATTAATCCGGGATGGAATGAAGAAGAATTATTAGACCAAATTGATGCTTTTGATGCCATATTAGTTCGAAGCCAGACGCAAATTACCCGTTCCTTAATTGAACAAGCGAGTAATTTAAAAATTATAGGTCGCGCTGGTGTTGGTGTCGATAATATAGATCTAGACGCTGCTACAGAGAATGGAGTTATTGTCGTTAATGCTCCAAATGGTAATACAAATTCTGCAGCAGAGCATACAATGGCAATGATTATGGCCTTATCACGAAATATCCCACAAGCTTACCATGCGTTAAAACAAAAACAATGGGATCGAAAACGTTTTGTAGGCGTTGAGTTAAAGCAAAAGACTTTAGGTATTGTCGGGTTAGGAAGAATCGGTGCTGAAGTAGCTGCACGAGCAAAAGGTCAGCGAATGAACGTCATTGCCTACGATCCATTCTTCACAGAAGAAAAAGCAGAGCAGATGGGAGTTCAATATGGGACACTAGAAGATGTATTACGTGCAGGAGATTTTATCACCGTGCATACACCACTGCTTAAGGAAACAAAGCATTTGATTAACAAAGATGCTTTTCACCTAATGAAAGATGGTGTACAAATTATTAATTGCGCTCGTGGCGGAATTATCGACGAAGACGCATTATACGATGCAATTCAGTCAGGAAAAGTAGCAGGTGCTGCACTTGATGTCTTTGAACAAGAACCTTTTACAGATCATAAGTTATTAACTCTACCTGAAGTGGTTGCTACACCTCACTTAGGTGCAAGTACGGTAGAAGCACAAGAAGTGGTTGCTATCGATGTTAGTCATGATGTACTTCGGTTCTCTCAAGGGAAAGCAGTTCGTAACCCAGTAAATATGCCATCAGTTCCAAGCGAGATTATGTATAAAATTGAACCATACTTCCACCTCGCTGAAAAACTTGGTACATTTATTACGGATTTAACAAAAGAAGTGGTAAGCGAAGTGAAAATTACGTATGCTGGTGATTTAGCGGATATCGAAATTGCACCATTAACGCGAAACGCTGTTAAAGGACTTCTAAAGCGCTACTTAGGAAGTAGGATCAATGATGTAAATGCACTGTTCCTAGCTGATCGAAAGGGTATTGAAGTTAGTGAGAGTAAAACGTCGTCTAAAAAAGGGTTTACAAACCTAATCACAATCGAAGTTTCAGGAAAGTTTGGGACTAGAAAAGCAGCAGGGACATTATTAAACGGATTAGGTCCACGCTTAGTTCGTGTAGATGAATATCGTGTAGATATAACACCAGAAGGTCATATGGTCGTTATCCAACATCGTGACCAGCCAGGAGTAATTGGTAGAATGGGGAGTACCATCGCAAAACATAATATTAATATTGCTACGATGCAAGTGGATCGATCAGATATTGGTGGTGACGCTATTATGATTCTTACCATAGATCGACATCTAGCGGATGAAGCATTAAACGAGATTGAAAGCCTAGATGAAATTAAATCCGTTACTGCGATTGATTTATAA